From the Planktothrix tepida PCC 9214 genome, one window contains:
- a CDS encoding tetratricopeptide repeat protein, which translates to MNQSNRKGNIQLANQLQREGKWDEAISLYRQALENNPAFSWYYSQLAEIFKKKGCWEEVIQACNKAIELNPNSAWFYYQLCEVFIKIENSIDAVKAYKAIIQLKHSSISPLNDYYIKYYPNLALSLVQQGLLNPVLDCYDEVLKSEPNSAWIYYDFGLILAERGLMPEAVVCFQRAPQLSEALMSPENLDKVLSAYQIAIQFQQSDTTFDQKYDAKKYSSLALSLVQQGLLDHIINCYDQVFNLEPDSASIYYNLGVILGERKFFKEAVICFHRAPQIKLMMNIQEHSSPILGEHKIKNGEVYSRIWHYLNKKDFNSFYDENCFDHLPLDFCTVSKYFEHQNQLKYMEIKNLSNQNNKENDINRKYLTEVGISLANLMIISQNNATLEEIYINSFTDDFSFNFLRKPEKVSPLVEKSIHYCHHQVIDQQSIIETGYRYCICPMTGAILKSNQSFYMDFFRCNFYRFVGSEVFYIIETDLTGEKKFIYFPKPDLLINLVDPFYYGFWNSKYWNLIRFKSCMVCNWKKVKSYIISDQKKKVVSVLGSYNHLGHHFYQELTAIQYLYDQSILDKVDHFLIGPTEFLKIDEVFPEISGNKIHKIEEGQSIFETILENHYFASRFTQFFVTEKLVSRIVKSSYNYVFQQNPQDISRSLSHIELLNYLRKKRKYSEIQKPEFGEIEKSFPLLWINVRSHNRIWVSQVEGIANIINNLYVEYPQMGVIFSGWSSLERGDSKNETVIQRERALVQNIIDLIPVNLKVYNTIGCSIYESVLWSIATDIYIAPVGGGPLFYMTYIANNPNGVLHYNTTLSHLDDRYWFRENAKPPRVLISQKPYVTNLNSNGVSTLTDYECNWKAIYNEICKIIGDLVSFNNIK; encoded by the coding sequence ATGAATCAATCTAACAGGAAAGGAAACATACAACTCGCTAATCAACTTCAAAGAGAAGGAAAGTGGGATGAAGCCATTTCTCTCTACCGTCAAGCCCTAGAAAACAACCCTGCTTTCAGTTGGTATTATAGTCAATTAGCTGAAATTTTTAAAAAAAAAGGGTGTTGGGAAGAAGTCATTCAAGCTTGTAACAAAGCTATTGAGTTAAACCCTAATTCAGCTTGGTTTTATTATCAATTATGTGAAGTTTTTATCAAAATAGAAAATTCAATAGATGCTGTTAAAGCCTACAAAGCCATTATTCAATTGAAGCACTCTTCTATATCTCCATTGAATGACTATTATATTAAATACTATCCCAATTTAGCACTATCATTAGTACAGCAAGGTTTATTGAATCCGGTTCTGGATTGCTATGATGAAGTATTGAAAAGTGAACCTAATAGTGCTTGGATATACTATGATTTTGGCTTAATCTTAGCAGAACGAGGATTGATGCCAGAAGCAGTAGTCTGTTTTCAGCGTGCACCTCAATTAAGCGAAGCTTTGATGTCCCCAGAAAATTTAGATAAAGTTTTATCAGCTTATCAGATAGCTATTCAATTTCAACAATCCGATACTACTTTTGATCAAAAATATGACGCTAAAAAATACTCAAGTTTAGCCTTATCATTAGTGCAGCAAGGTCTACTGGATCATATCATAAATTGCTATGACCAAGTATTTAATCTTGAACCTGATAGTGCCAGTATATACTATAACTTGGGTGTAATTTTAGGGGAACGTAAATTTTTTAAAGAAGCAGTAATTTGTTTTCACCGAGCTCCTCAGATCAAACTTATGATGAATATCCAAGAACATAGTTCTCCTATTTTAGGAGAACACAAAATTAAAAATGGTGAAGTTTATTCAAGAATATGGCATTACTTGAACAAAAAAGATTTTAACTCATTTTATGATGAAAATTGTTTTGACCATTTGCCCCTAGATTTTTGTACGGTATCAAAATACTTTGAACATCAAAATCAATTAAAATATATGGAAATAAAAAATTTATCTAATCAAAATAATAAAGAAAATGATATCAACAGAAAATACCTAACAGAAGTTGGTATATCTTTAGCAAATTTGATGATTATTTCTCAAAACAATGCTACTTTGGAAGAAATTTATATCAATAGTTTTACTGATGACTTTAGTTTTAATTTTTTAAGGAAACCAGAGAAAGTTTCACCGTTGGTAGAAAAATCAATTCATTATTGTCATCATCAAGTCATTGATCAGCAAAGTATTATTGAAACTGGTTATAGATACTGTATTTGTCCTATGACCGGTGCAATTCTTAAATCTAATCAATCATTTTATATGGATTTTTTTAGGTGTAACTTTTATCGTTTTGTGGGTTCGGAAGTTTTCTACATAATCGAAACTGATCTAACAGGAGAGAAAAAGTTTATTTATTTTCCAAAGCCAGATTTGCTGATTAATTTAGTAGATCCTTTTTACTATGGTTTTTGGAATAGTAAATATTGGAATTTGATTCGATTTAAAAGTTGTATGGTTTGTAATTGGAAAAAAGTCAAATCTTATATTATAAGTGATCAGAAGAAAAAAGTGGTATCAGTTTTGGGAAGCTATAATCATCTTGGACACCATTTTTATCAAGAACTTACAGCTATTCAGTATTTATATGATCAGTCAATTTTAGATAAGGTGGATCATTTTTTAATTGGCCCTACTGAATTTTTAAAAATAGATGAGGTTTTTCCAGAAATATCAGGTAATAAAATACACAAAATAGAAGAAGGACAAAGTATTTTTGAAACTATTTTAGAAAATCACTATTTTGCCTCAAGGTTTACCCAATTTTTTGTTACAGAGAAGTTAGTAAGTCGCATAGTTAAATCCTCTTACAATTATGTGTTTCAACAAAATCCACAAGATATTTCTAGAAGTTTATCGCACATTGAATTATTAAATTATTTAAGGAAAAAAAGAAAATATTCAGAAATTCAAAAACCTGAATTTGGGGAGATTGAAAAATCCTTCCCTTTGCTTTGGATTAATGTACGCTCTCACAATAGAATATGGGTTTCTCAGGTCGAAGGAATAGCAAACATTATTAACAATTTGTATGTTGAGTATCCTCAAATGGGAGTGATATTTAGTGGATGGTCTTCCCTAGAACGAGGAGACTCAAAGAACGAGACTGTAATTCAACGTGAAAGGGCTTTAGTTCAAAACATAATCGATCTTATTCCTGTGAATCTCAAGGTCTATAATACTATCGGTTGCTCTATCTATGAATCAGTTTTATGGTCTATAGCTACAGATATATACATAGCTCCTGTGGGTGGAGGACCATTATTTTACATGACATATATAGCTAATAATCCTAATGGTGTATTACATTACAACACGACGTTATCACACTTAGATGATAGGTATTGGTTCCGAGAAAATGCTAAACCACCAAGAGTGTTAATATCTCAAAAACCGTATGTTACTAATTTAAACTCTAATGGTGTTAGCACCCTTACTGATTATGAATGTAACTGGAAAGCCATTTACAATGAAATTTGTAAAATAATTGGTGATTTAGTTTCTTTCAACAATATAAAATAA
- a CDS encoding NAD-dependent epimerase/dehydratase family protein, with protein MKTMLVTGGCGFIGSHLVDVLIDQGYQVIVLDDLSTGREYNLNDQAELIVGNITNSTLVNSIIKETDACFHLAAIASTQSSNQDWVGTHQVNLTGTINIFNVARRTGKRPIPVIYASSAAVYGNTEENLIDESYPKQPLTAYGADKLGCELHAKVAGNIDGVPTCGLRFFNVYGPRQDPSSPYSGVISIFANRILSNQSITIFGDGNQTRDFIFVSDVVRYLIAALNQATTEAPVFNVCTGERISIHELAQTAMNVAEQVVPILHQDPREGDIRYSIGNPKAAKDNFNITANITLQEGLSQLFKSFKSKTN; from the coding sequence ATGAAAACAATGTTAGTGACGGGTGGATGTGGCTTTATTGGTTCTCATCTTGTCGATGTCCTCATAGATCAAGGATATCAGGTCATAGTCTTAGATGATTTGTCCACTGGTAGAGAATATAACTTAAATGATCAAGCTGAACTCATTGTTGGCAATATAACTAATTCCACTCTGGTCAACTCAATTATAAAAGAAACCGATGCTTGTTTTCATCTAGCAGCGATCGCCTCAACTCAAAGCTCCAATCAAGACTGGGTAGGAACCCACCAAGTTAATCTAACAGGAACGATTAACATTTTCAATGTCGCCCGTAGAACAGGTAAAAGACCTATACCGGTTATTTACGCTTCCTCTGCTGCTGTATATGGTAACACAGAGGAGAATCTTATTGATGAATCTTACCCTAAACAACCTCTGACTGCTTATGGAGCCGATAAACTAGGTTGTGAGCTTCACGCTAAAGTAGCTGGCAATATTGATGGCGTACCCACTTGTGGTCTGAGATTCTTCAACGTTTATGGCCCTCGTCAAGACCCTTCTTCTCCCTATTCTGGAGTGATTTCCATTTTTGCTAATCGCATCCTTTCAAATCAATCAATTACCATTTTTGGAGATGGAAATCAAACCCGTGATTTTATATTTGTTAGCGATGTTGTGCGGTACTTGATTGCAGCCTTAAATCAGGCAACAACTGAAGCACCTGTATTTAATGTATGCACAGGAGAGAGAATTTCAATTCATGAACTTGCTCAAACAGCCATGAATGTTGCAGAACAAGTTGTACCGATCCTACATCAAGATCCCCGTGAAGGAGATATTCGTTATTCCATCGGTAATCCTAAAGCAGCAAAGGATAACTTCAATATAACAGCGAACATCACACTTCAGGAAGGTTTATCTCAGTTATTTAAAAGTTTCAAGAGTAAGACTAATTAG